A stretch of Candidatus Baltobacteraceae bacterium DNA encodes these proteins:
- the cobA gene encoding uroporphyrinogen-III C-methyltransferase: MSEPGKVFLVGAGPGDPGLLTLRAAHALRHAEVLLYDALASDPTIALVPKSCERIFVGKRGGNHALPQAEIEALMVRKAREGKRIVRLKGGDPFVFGRGGEEAQALHAARVPFEIVPGITSAIAAPAYAGIPVTHREHNVAFTVVTGHEDPTKGASTIDWGKLADPHQTLVLLMAMGNLREIVARLLENGLPAQRPAAVIKDGTRPTQQTVVATLATVAEAVEREGIGAPAIVIIGEVAALREEIAWFDRSPLFGKRVLVTRPRGRDDDFAQGLWSLGAQPVLAPTIAIGPPDEPRAANDAIDRLREYDWIVFTSRHGVEAFFDRLAARGADARYVGGCRVAAIGPKTAGALRERGIVADLTPAQYVGEALATALIEASIPGNRVLVFRAQEARDALPEMLRAAGRIPDVVAAYKTTYANDPSFAESVERCDILTFTSASTVHGFVANMGGAAAACGAARGKTVACIGPITAQAARDSGFDVTFVAEAYTADGLLAALEEHAGSAPS, from the coding sequence GTGAGCGAACCCGGCAAGGTTTTTTTAGTCGGCGCGGGCCCGGGCGATCCGGGCCTGCTGACGTTACGCGCGGCGCACGCGCTGCGCCATGCCGAGGTCCTGCTCTACGACGCGCTCGCGTCGGATCCCACGATCGCCCTCGTCCCGAAATCCTGCGAGCGCATCTTCGTGGGGAAACGCGGCGGAAATCATGCGTTGCCGCAAGCGGAGATCGAAGCGCTGATGGTTCGCAAAGCGCGCGAGGGCAAGCGCATCGTACGCCTTAAGGGCGGCGACCCGTTCGTCTTCGGACGCGGCGGCGAAGAGGCGCAAGCGCTGCACGCGGCGCGCGTCCCGTTCGAAATCGTGCCGGGCATCACGTCGGCAATTGCGGCGCCGGCGTACGCCGGCATTCCGGTAACCCATCGCGAGCACAACGTGGCGTTCACCGTCGTAACCGGTCATGAAGATCCAACCAAAGGCGCTTCGACGATCGACTGGGGCAAACTCGCAGACCCGCATCAAACGCTCGTGCTGCTTATGGCGATGGGCAACTTGCGCGAGATCGTCGCCCGGTTGCTCGAAAACGGGCTGCCCGCGCAACGTCCCGCGGCGGTAATCAAAGACGGCACGCGCCCGACGCAGCAGACCGTGGTCGCGACGCTCGCCACGGTTGCGGAGGCGGTCGAGCGCGAGGGGATCGGCGCACCCGCCATCGTCATTATCGGCGAGGTTGCCGCGCTGCGCGAAGAGATCGCCTGGTTCGATCGGTCGCCCCTTTTCGGTAAGCGCGTGCTCGTAACGCGCCCGCGCGGTCGAGACGACGACTTCGCGCAGGGATTGTGGTCGCTGGGTGCGCAGCCCGTACTCGCTCCTACGATTGCGATCGGTCCGCCCGACGAACCTCGTGCCGCGAACGACGCGATCGATCGCTTGCGCGAATACGACTGGATCGTCTTTACCTCGCGTCACGGCGTCGAAGCGTTCTTCGATCGACTTGCGGCGCGCGGCGCGGACGCCCGGTATGTCGGCGGTTGCCGGGTCGCTGCGATCGGTCCGAAGACCGCCGGCGCGTTGCGCGAACGCGGTATCGTCGCGGATCTAACGCCGGCGCAGTACGTGGGCGAAGCCCTCGCGACGGCATTGATCGAGGCTTCGATCCCGGGAAATCGCGTGCTCGTCTTTCGCGCGCAGGAGGCTCGCGACGCGTTGCCCGAGATGCTGCGCGCGGCGGGCCGCATTCCGGACGTCGTCGCCGCCTATAAGACGACGTACGCGAACGACCCGTCGTTTGCAGAGTCCGTCGAGCGGTGCGACATTCTCACGTTTACCAGCGCGTCGACCGTGCACGGCTTCGTCGCAAACATGGGTGGAGCGGCCGCCGCTTGCGGGGCCGCGCGCGGGAAGACGGTGGCGTGCATCGGGCCGATTACCGCGCAGGCCGCACGCGACTCCGGTTTCGACGTGACGTTCGTTGCCGAAGCTTATACGGCCGACGGGTTGCTCGCCGCGCTCGAGGAGCACGCCGGATCGGCGCCGTCGTAG
- a CDS encoding glutaredoxin, with translation MRDTNIVLYQAEWCPYCARVRAKLTDLLLDYKVVNVPRDHDERAIVKEVSGQTGIPVMVDGDTTLDDDDTILPYLEKTYGK, from the coding sequence TTGCGCGATACCAACATCGTATTGTATCAGGCCGAGTGGTGCCCGTACTGCGCCCGCGTGCGGGCTAAGCTCACAGACCTGTTGCTCGATTACAAGGTCGTGAACGTTCCGCGCGATCACGACGAACGCGCGATCGTCAAGGAGGTCTCGGGTCAGACCGGCATTCCGGTCATGGTCGACGGCGATACGACGCTCGACGACGACGACACGATCCTTCCTTACCTCGAAAAGACGTACGGCAAGTAA
- a CDS encoding DUF92 domain-containing protein has protein sequence MAAIVASLALRARALTRSGALAAFAIGTIVFGSLGWAGAGVLFAFFGPSIVLSRIGKARKRELVDIGKLDARDARQVLANGGVAALCALAALVFGKPANAAFAGAFAAAAADTWGTEIGTLAKQRARSILTLRPIATGLSGGVTLAGTFAEIAGGLVVALVAFAVGITAIVPVAIGGACGAFADSFLGASVQVLRYCPRCERRCETDPHVCGARTTIERGVPWMNNDAVNFAATLCGAVVAASLASYLPYVFSR, from the coding sequence TTGGCGGCGATCGTTGCATCGCTCGCGCTGCGCGCGCGGGCGCTCACGCGCTCGGGCGCGCTCGCCGCATTCGCCATCGGCACGATCGTCTTCGGAAGTCTTGGATGGGCCGGGGCCGGCGTGCTCTTCGCATTCTTTGGGCCGTCGATCGTGCTCTCGCGTATCGGCAAGGCGCGCAAACGCGAACTCGTCGACATCGGAAAGCTCGATGCCCGCGATGCCCGGCAGGTTCTGGCCAACGGCGGCGTGGCGGCGCTCTGCGCGCTCGCCGCGCTCGTCTTCGGAAAACCCGCAAACGCCGCATTTGCCGGCGCGTTCGCGGCGGCCGCCGCCGATACGTGGGGAACCGAGATCGGCACGCTGGCAAAACAGCGCGCGCGCTCGATTCTCACGTTGCGGCCAATCGCGACGGGGCTCTCCGGCGGCGTCACGCTCGCGGGTACGTTCGCCGAGATCGCCGGCGGACTCGTCGTCGCGCTCGTTGCCTTCGCCGTCGGCATCACGGCGATCGTGCCGGTCGCCATCGGCGGCGCGTGCGGCGCGTTCGCCGACTCGTTCCTGGGCGCGTCCGTTCAGGTGCTGCGGTACTGCCCGCGCTGCGAGCGCCGCTGCGAGACCGACCCGCACGTGTGCGGAGCGCGCACGACGATCGAGCGCGGCGTGCCCTGGATGAACAACGACGCCGTCAACTTCGCAGCCACGCTCTGCGGCGCCGTCGTCGCGGCGTCGCTCGCGAGTTACTTGCCGTACGTCTTTTCGAGGTAA